The following coding sequences are from one Candidatus Rokuibacteriota bacterium window:
- a CDS encoding cupredoxin domain-containing protein codes for MRTARILAAGLLTWGWLAGAGEPSDVGAPRLARSERVAQARPTVQEFEMTMNVFPTGKFAPDPLTVKKGIRVRLRMKALQREHLNQISIRPFVANVTLEPPDKVTIIEFTPTRTGTFKIRNLGHDFEGTLVVVE; via the coding sequence ATGCGTACGGCGAGAATCCTGGCCGCCGGCCTCCTGACGTGGGGGTGGCTGGCGGGTGCGGGAGAACCCTCTGACGTCGGTGCGCCCCGGCTGGCTCGGTCCGAGCGGGTGGCGCAGGCACGTCCGACGGTGCAGGAGTTCGAGATGACGATGAACGTGTTCCCCACCGGGAAGTTCGCTCCCGACCCGTTGACGGTGAAGAAGGGAATCCGGGTACGATTGCGCATGAAGGCCCTCCAGCGCGAGCACCTCAACCAGATCAGCATTCGGCCGTTCGTGGCCAACGTGACGCTTGAGCCGCCGGACAAGGTCACCATCATCGAGTTCACTCCGACACGCACCGGCACCTTCAAAATCCGAAACCTCGGGCACGACTTCGAGGGAACTCTGGTCGTGGTCGAGTAG
- the ilvD gene encoding dihydroxy-acid dehydratase — protein sequence MSFDPRHKSRTLLEGPDRAPARSYFKAVGFTDEDLRRPLVGVAHCWIEVTPCNWNHRKLADKVKEGIRAAGGTPIEFNTISITDGIAMGTEGMKASLISREVVADSVELVARGHLFDGVVGISGCDKTIPGMVMALARLNLPGLMLYGGSIMPGEYGGRPITVQDVFEAVGAFNAGKLSAQDLYGIESRACPGAGACGGQYTANTMSTAFEMLGISPMNFNGVPAVDPRKDEVAFECGKLAMELLRKGVTPRQIVTRKALLNAIAGVMATGGSTNAVLHLLAVAREAGVRLTIDDFDRIARRTPVLADLKPWGRFSAPDMYKAGGMALVASRLLGAGLLNANEMTVTGRTIGDEARAARETPGQQVIAPLSKPLKPTGGQVILKGNLAPEGCVAKVAGHERTVHRGPARVFDREEDAFAAVKAGKIKPGDVIVIRYEGPKGGPGMREMLAVTGALVGAGLGDSVALMTDGRFSGATHGLMVGHVAPEAVVGGPIAVLRNGDTIVIDVKRRRLDVELAQADLRKRLRAWKPPKPRYTTGAMAKYARLVSSASGGAITG from the coding sequence ATGAGCTTCGACCCGAGACACAAGAGCCGCACCCTCCTGGAAGGTCCGGACCGCGCGCCGGCCCGCTCCTACTTCAAGGCCGTCGGCTTCACCGACGAGGATCTCCGCCGGCCGCTGGTGGGCGTCGCACACTGCTGGATCGAGGTGACGCCGTGCAACTGGAACCACCGGAAGCTGGCGGATAAGGTCAAGGAGGGGATTCGCGCCGCGGGAGGGACCCCGATCGAGTTCAACACGATCTCCATCACCGACGGGATCGCCATGGGGACCGAGGGCATGAAGGCGTCGCTCATCAGCCGCGAGGTCGTGGCCGACTCCGTCGAGCTGGTCGCGCGCGGCCACCTGTTTGACGGGGTAGTCGGGATCTCGGGGTGCGATAAGACGATCCCGGGGATGGTCATGGCCCTGGCCCGGCTCAACCTTCCGGGCCTCATGCTCTACGGTGGCTCGATCATGCCGGGCGAGTACGGCGGCCGGCCGATCACCGTCCAGGACGTCTTCGAGGCGGTGGGCGCGTTCAACGCGGGAAAGCTCTCGGCCCAGGACCTTTACGGGATCGAGAGCCGCGCCTGTCCCGGCGCGGGGGCCTGCGGTGGCCAGTACACCGCTAACACCATGTCCACCGCCTTCGAGATGCTCGGCATCTCCCCCATGAACTTCAACGGGGTCCCCGCCGTGGATCCCCGGAAAGACGAGGTCGCCTTCGAGTGCGGGAAGCTGGCGATGGAACTCCTGCGGAAGGGCGTGACCCCGCGTCAGATCGTCACGCGCAAGGCGCTCCTGAACGCCATCGCCGGCGTGATGGCCACCGGCGGCTCGACGAACGCGGTGCTCCACCTCCTCGCCGTGGCGCGGGAGGCCGGGGTCAGGCTGACCATCGACGACTTCGACCGGATCGCGCGCCGGACGCCGGTCCTGGCCGACCTGAAACCGTGGGGCCGCTTCTCCGCGCCCGACATGTACAAGGCCGGCGGGATGGCCCTGGTGGCCAGCCGCCTCCTGGGCGCGGGCCTCCTGAACGCAAACGAGATGACCGTGACCGGGCGCACGATCGGGGACGAGGCGCGCGCGGCCCGGGAGACGCCGGGGCAGCAGGTGATCGCCCCGCTCTCGAAGCCGCTCAAGCCGACGGGCGGACAGGTCATCCTGAAGGGGAACCTGGCTCCTGAAGGCTGCGTGGCCAAGGTCGCCGGCCACGAGCGCACGGTCCACCGCGGCCCGGCGCGGGTCTTCGATCGCGAGGAGGACGCCTTCGCCGCGGTCAAAGCCGGGAAGATCAAGCCCGGGGACGTGATCGTGATCCGCTACGAGGGCCCGAAGGGCGGCCCCGGCATGCGCGAGATGCTGGCGGTGACCGGTGCCCTCGTCGGGGCCGGGCTCGGGGACTCAGTGGCGCTGATGACCGACGGCCGCTTCTCGGGCGCGACCCACGGCCTCATGGTCGGGCACGTGGCCCCCGAAGCGGTCGTAGGTGGGCCCATCGCGGTGCTGAGGAACGGCGACACGATCGTGATCGACGTCAAGCGGCGTCGCCTCGACGTGGAGCTCGCGCAGGCCGATCTCCGGAAGCGCCTCCGCGCCTGGAAGCCGCCCAAACCCCGGTACACGACGGGCGCCATGGCCAAGTACGCCCGCCTGGTTTCCTCGGCCTCCGGGGGCGCCATCACCGGCTGA